One Dreissena polymorpha isolate Duluth1 chromosome 9, UMN_Dpol_1.0, whole genome shotgun sequence genomic window carries:
- the LOC127846347 gene encoding FMRFamide receptor-like encodes MPVSELNLQVNISVGGVPFKQDKHLMFIFWGIILPVIGSFGLIGNMLNIIVLFRREMKSTTVYFLRTLVLTDTGIIVGCILGLSSISITQLHPDNPAMNYYTHVIYPHMYTPINFIVMALQFTNVWVTVAVTIERYIAICHPFSADFVRNKRNTFILIGCICVIAIAYNIPRCFATKVTECDNRTECVTSCVGNRSECRSGAMPNVTEYIGCGIHKGLDERTANANIAG; translated from the exons ATGCCTGTATCCGAGCTCAATCTGCAGGTGAACATCTCCGTGGGCGGTGTCCCATTTAAGCAGGATAAGCATCTCATGTTCATCTTCTGGGGCATCATCTTACCAGTGATTGGCAGTTTTGGATTGATCGGGAACATGCTTAACATTATTGTCCTATTTCGGAGGGAAATGAAGTCCACGACAGTGTATTTCTTACGAACTCTTGTCCTTACAGACACGGGTATTATTGTCGGATGTATCCTTGGATTATCCAGTATCTCCATAACGCAGCTCCATCCAGATAATCCAGCAATGAACTACTACACTCACGTCATTTACCCGCACATGTACACACCCATCAATTTCATTGTTATGGCGCTGCAATTCACCAACGTGTGGGTGACTGTGGCTGTTACCATTGAACGTTACattgctatatgccacccgtTCAGtgccgactttgtccgcaataAAAGAAATACTTTCATTCTGATCGGTTGTATTTGTGTTATTGCCATTGCATATAACATACCCCGATGCTTTGCTACCAAAGTCACGGAATGTGATAATAGAACTGAGTGTGTCACGTCATGCGTTGGCAATAGAAGTGAGTGTCGTTCTGGTGCCATGCCCAATGTCACGGAAT ACATCGGGTGTGGTATCCACAAGGGGCTCGATGAACGGACAGCCAACGCCAACATCGCTGGATAG